A genomic region of Brevibacillus sp. JNUCC-41 contains the following coding sequences:
- a CDS encoding TIGR00730 family Rossman fold protein produces MKSLAVFCGSSKGASAVYVDEAKKLGAELAKRNITLVYGGSSVGIMGAVADSVLEAGGKVVGVMPDFLEKKEIAHKNLTELIVVESMHERKAKMAELADGFMALPGGPGTLEEFFEIFTWAQLGLHQKPCGLLNINHYYDPLVALFNHMSDEQFLHEKFRSMALVDVEPNGLLDQFNTYEPPSVKTFITEKQT; encoded by the coding sequence TTGAAAAGTCTAGCTGTATTTTGTGGATCAAGCAAAGGTGCATCTGCTGTGTATGTAGATGAGGCTAAAAAACTGGGTGCGGAATTGGCAAAACGTAATATTACCCTTGTCTACGGGGGCTCAAGTGTAGGAATCATGGGCGCAGTTGCAGATTCCGTTCTGGAAGCAGGCGGAAAAGTAGTTGGAGTCATGCCAGATTTTCTAGAAAAAAAGGAAATAGCGCATAAGAACTTAACTGAATTGATCGTCGTGGAATCCATGCATGAAAGAAAAGCAAAAATGGCTGAGCTTGCAGATGGGTTCATGGCTTTGCCAGGCGGGCCAGGAACATTGGAAGAATTCTTTGAGATTTTCACTTGGGCTCAGCTCGGACTTCACCAAAAACCTTGCGGACTCTTGAATATCAATCACTATTATGATCCTTTGGTCGCTTTATTCAATCATATGTCCGACGAACAGTTCCTGCATGAAAAATTCCGTTCCATGGCGCTGGTAGATGTTGAACCAAATGGACTTCTTGATCAATTTAATACATATGAACCGCCAAGCGTAAAAACTTTCATTACCGAAAAACAAACCTGA
- a CDS encoding NUDIX hydrolase — translation MPIKKAYGYVTRINNGETQVLVFQHPIKEAGIQIPKGTVRPQEDACQAVIREMKEETGLENFHVQKLIAEDFWENADGAVHSRYFYQIHVYDVPDEWDHQPTGGGDEEGLTFHFFWISSEHEVQLSKGHGDYLNLIFN, via the coding sequence ATGCCGATAAAAAAAGCTTACGGGTATGTGACGAGAATCAATAATGGAGAAACACAGGTATTGGTTTTTCAACATCCCATTAAGGAAGCGGGCATACAGATACCCAAGGGAACAGTGAGGCCTCAAGAAGATGCTTGCCAAGCAGTGATTAGGGAAATGAAAGAAGAAACAGGTCTGGAAAATTTTCATGTGCAGAAATTAATTGCAGAAGATTTTTGGGAGAACGCCGACGGTGCCGTACATAGTAGATATTTTTACCAAATACATGTATACGATGTTCCTGATGAATGGGACCATCAACCAACGGGTGGAGGAGATGAAGAGGGGCTGACATTTCATTTCTTCTGGATTTCATCCGAACATGAAGTGCAACTTAGTAAAGGGCATGGAGATTATTTAAACCTGATATTCAATTAG
- the fabZ gene encoding 3-hydroxyacyl-ACP dehydratase FabZ yields MIDIQEIKDIIRHRYPFLLVDRVLELEEGKRAVAIKNVSANEEFFTGHFPNYPVMPGVLIVEALAQVSAVVMLTIEENKGRIGLLAGIDGCRFKKQVRPGDQLRLEVEITRLKGPIGKGKGRATVDGETVCETELIFAFGD; encoded by the coding sequence TTGATTGATATCCAAGAAATCAAAGATATTATCAGACATCGCTATCCATTTCTTTTAGTTGATAGAGTACTGGAATTGGAAGAAGGAAAGAGAGCGGTGGCCATTAAAAATGTTTCAGCAAATGAAGAGTTTTTTACTGGCCATTTTCCAAATTATCCAGTGATGCCAGGCGTATTGATCGTTGAAGCTTTAGCACAGGTAAGTGCTGTTGTCATGCTTACAATAGAAGAAAATAAAGGGCGGATCGGGCTTTTGGCTGGAATCGATGGATGTCGTTTTAAAAAGCAAGTAAGGCCAGGGGACCAGTTACGTTTAGAAGTAGAGATTACTCGCTTGAAAGGTCCCATCGGTAAAGGAAAAGGAAGGGCTACTGTCGATGGAGAAACTGTATGCGAGACAGAGCTCATATTTGCTTTTGGTGATTGA
- a CDS encoding undecaprenyl-diphosphatase translates to MDFFELNINVFRMINDLGKQYDYLNPSAIFIAEYMVFFLALAVIVIWFTRNEQSRMMIVCGMITFVIAEMMGKMAGKLHSNNQPFAELTNVNKLIEKAVDNSFPSDHTILFFSFCVSFWLFKRGWWLLWIMLAFLVGISRIWVGVHFPADVLAGAILSTISGLAVYVVVPKISLIHKLLGGYERCEQMILSPLTKAKEKRSKDL, encoded by the coding sequence ATGGATTTTTTTGAGCTGAATATCAATGTATTTAGAATGATTAATGACCTAGGGAAACAATATGATTATTTAAACCCTTCTGCCATTTTCATTGCCGAGTATATGGTTTTTTTCTTAGCATTAGCTGTCATCGTAATATGGTTCACTCGAAATGAGCAGAGTAGAATGATGATTGTTTGTGGGATGATTACATTTGTAATAGCAGAAATGATGGGGAAAATGGCCGGGAAATTGCATTCAAACAATCAGCCATTTGCTGAATTGACCAATGTTAATAAGTTGATTGAGAAGGCAGTGGATAATTCATTTCCAAGCGATCACACCATCTTGTTTTTCTCTTTTTGTGTATCCTTTTGGCTTTTCAAAAGAGGATGGTGGCTGTTATGGATCATGCTGGCTTTCCTTGTTGGCATTTCCCGTATTTGGGTAGGTGTCCACTTTCCAGCGGATGTGCTGGCAGGAGCTATCCTGAGCACCATTTCAGGCTTGGCGGTTTACGTTGTTGTTCCTAAAATAAGCCTGATTCATAAATTATTAGGGGGCTATGAGAGGTGTGAACAAATGATTCTATCCCCGTTAACAAAAGCGAAGGAAAAAAGATCAAAGGATTTGTAG
- a CDS encoding histidine phosphatase family protein translates to MQILIIRHGESEDDFLEENYEGTTDLPLTIKGVAQVEKMCRRVSEEFPPEFIWSSTLLRASETAETLSTTIKCPVTFLDDLREMQDRENHLDFRLRAQSVLSYIRENSANYKRIAIISHGGMITKIIESFLQLPPAINDVWFNSHNTGIHLLEYTDHPYKLIRFLNSTTHLEYS, encoded by the coding sequence TTGCAGATACTAATAATTCGGCATGGTGAGTCAGAAGACGATTTTCTAGAAGAAAATTACGAAGGGACTACTGATTTACCCCTAACCATTAAGGGAGTTGCACAAGTAGAAAAAATGTGCAGACGTGTATCCGAAGAGTTTCCACCAGAATTCATATGGTCGAGTACCTTGCTTCGGGCTAGTGAAACTGCCGAAACTTTATCAACTACTATTAAATGTCCAGTAACATTCCTGGATGATTTACGAGAGATGCAGGATAGGGAGAATCATTTGGATTTTAGATTACGGGCTCAAAGTGTACTTTCTTATATTAGAGAAAACAGTGCAAATTATAAACGAATTGCTATTATATCCCATGGAGGGATGATTACTAAAATTATTGAAAGCTTTCTTCAATTACCACCCGCAATTAATGATGTGTGGTTCAATTCTCATAATACAGGAATACATCTTCTTGAGTATACGGATCATCCATACAAACTAATAAGATTTTTAAATAGTACTACGCATCTGGAATATAGCTAA
- a CDS encoding VOC family protein gives MKSINSPIYPKVNNVFIHVKDLKKSAGWYCNLLGIPHNSDSVESPVYNIPIAYETGLTLDDHTFDPDFRYEPSSHVLFNFYVNDVDEAYKFIKGNNISIVKEIERIGDFAYFNFQDPDGNVLMICNG, from the coding sequence ATGAAATCAATAAATTCTCCTATTTACCCTAAAGTTAACAATGTTTTCATTCATGTTAAAGATTTAAAAAAATCAGCTGGATGGTATTGTAATCTCCTTGGCATTCCTCATAATAGTGATTCTGTAGAATCGCCGGTTTACAATATTCCTATAGCATATGAAACTGGATTAACGTTAGACGACCATACATTTGATCCTGATTTTAGATACGAACCCTCCAGCCATGTATTGTTTAATTTCTACGTAAATGATGTAGATGAAGCCTATAAATTCATTAAGGGTAATAACATATCTATTGTTAAAGAAATAGAGCGTATTGGGGATTTTGCATACTTTAACTTTCAAGATCCTGATGGTAATGTACTTATGATTTGTAATGGTTAA
- a CDS encoding dienelactone hydrolase family protein, translating into MLHIQKNSDTVIIVIHEIYGLNQHMQGFCELLSKQGFDVICPDLLERETPFDYSQEEAAYRHFMENVGFTGALHKIKDILSDIKDEYQKIFILGFSAGATVAWLCSEEECVDGIVGYYGSRIRNYAELAPQCPALLFFPLEEPSFNVDELISALEIQNVEIHKFNGKHGFSDPYSSNYHAESAQKAVSKMMKFFMDHELRPNAVLH; encoded by the coding sequence ATGCTGCACATTCAGAAAAATTCCGATACTGTCATCATTGTCATTCACGAAATATATGGACTGAACCAACATATGCAGGGTTTTTGTGAGTTATTATCAAAACAGGGTTTTGATGTGATTTGTCCGGATTTGTTAGAACGGGAGACGCCTTTTGATTATTCCCAAGAGGAGGCTGCGTATCGGCATTTTATGGAGAACGTAGGTTTCACGGGCGCTTTACATAAAATAAAGGATATATTATCGGATATTAAAGATGAATACCAAAAGATTTTTATCCTTGGATTCAGTGCAGGGGCAACTGTAGCATGGCTGTGCAGTGAGGAAGAATGTGTCGATGGAATAGTTGGATACTACGGTTCGCGTATTAGGAATTATGCAGAGTTAGCGCCACAATGCCCTGCATTGCTATTTTTCCCACTGGAAGAGCCTTCATTTAATGTGGACGAGTTAATTTCAGCTTTAGAAATACAGAATGTCGAAATTCATAAATTCAATGGAAAACACGGATTCAGCGACCCTTACAGCTCAAACTATCATGCAGAATCAGCACAGAAAGCCGTTAGCAAAATGATGAAATTTTTTATGGATCATGAACTTCGGCCTAATGCCGTTTTGCATTGA
- a CDS encoding Fur-regulated basic protein FbpA translates to MRKGVEERRKALIYKLMIHTVNKSLEQLMKLTLKELETEYKKVQNDCHPHSDAGSIHWINAKRH, encoded by the coding sequence ATGAGGAAGGGCGTAGAAGAAAGGCGGAAGGCATTGATCTATAAACTGATGATCCATACTGTAAATAAGAGTTTGGAACAGTTGATGAAGTTAACTTTAAAAGAATTGGAAACAGAGTATAAAAAGGTTCAAAATGACTGTCATCCCCATAGTGATGCGGGTTCGATACATTGGATCAATGCAAAACGGCATTAG
- a CDS encoding Fur-regulated basic protein FbpA, producing the protein MGILLRKAIEKKRNFLINKLINEGVYKKNDRHLFELTLTDLENEYMKISKIGEKESDDHSPCLRVHFI; encoded by the coding sequence TTGGGGATATTATTACGTAAAGCGATTGAGAAAAAAAGAAACTTCCTGATAAACAAGTTAATTAACGAGGGGGTTTATAAAAAGAATGACAGACATCTATTTGAATTGACCTTAACCGATTTAGAGAATGAATATATGAAAATAAGTAAAATCGGGGAGAAGGAATCCGACGATCATTCCCCCTGTCTAAGGGTACATTTCATATAA
- a CDS encoding M20 family metallopeptidase, translating to MARELVQKRHQQIIEDHIDLHSKLYIETSQAIHAKPEIGNQEFFASDTLTGILRNEGFEVTRNIAGHETGFIAKKTSSKKGPTIAFLAEYDALPGLGHACGHNIIGTTSVAAGISLAQVLEETGGEVIVFGTPAEEGGPNGSAKGSFVKHGLFDGVDAAILIHPAGKTGVTSPFLAVDPLDFHFYGKSAHAAAAPEEGVNALDAVIQLFNGINALRQQLPAEVKIHGIITNGGEAPNIIPEYASARFYIRATTWKLCQEVSKKIRAVAEGAALATGSNVKVERFQNEVLDFVINPVLDELLKEELAQLGEAVAPRKESGYGSTDAGNVSHVVPTAHPYIKIGHDELIAHTNEFRDCAKSPAGDKAILTGAKALALTGYKLISDQDLLDKVKAAFHEAKQK from the coding sequence ATGGCGAGAGAATTAGTGCAGAAGCGGCATCAGCAGATCATTGAAGATCATATCGACCTTCATTCCAAATTATATATCGAAACGAGTCAGGCCATTCATGCCAAACCCGAGATTGGGAATCAAGAATTCTTCGCTTCGGATACATTAACCGGAATACTTCGGAATGAAGGATTTGAAGTGACCCGCAATATTGCCGGACATGAAACAGGATTCATCGCTAAAAAAACCTCTTCAAAGAAAGGTCCCACAATTGCCTTTTTAGCCGAGTATGATGCATTGCCGGGTTTAGGTCATGCTTGCGGCCATAATATCATCGGCACAACGAGTGTTGCAGCGGGCATTTCCTTGGCTCAAGTGCTGGAGGAAACGGGCGGAGAGGTGATTGTTTTCGGAACACCGGCAGAAGAGGGCGGGCCGAATGGAAGCGCAAAAGGCAGTTTTGTGAAGCATGGTCTATTTGATGGGGTGGATGCGGCCATCCTTATCCATCCTGCCGGGAAAACGGGTGTCACAAGTCCGTTTTTGGCTGTCGACCCTCTTGATTTTCATTTTTACGGGAAGTCAGCGCATGCAGCAGCTGCACCTGAAGAAGGCGTGAATGCACTTGACGCGGTGATTCAGCTGTTCAATGGCATTAATGCTTTGCGCCAGCAGCTCCCAGCCGAGGTCAAAATCCACGGAATCATCACCAATGGCGGGGAAGCGCCTAACATCATTCCTGAATATGCTTCCGCCAGATTTTACATTAGAGCCACAACATGGAAACTTTGCCAAGAGGTGTCCAAAAAAATACGTGCTGTTGCTGAAGGTGCAGCACTTGCCACAGGAAGTAACGTGAAAGTTGAACGCTTCCAAAATGAAGTGCTCGATTTTGTCATTAATCCAGTCCTGGATGAACTGTTAAAAGAAGAACTGGCTCAATTAGGGGAAGCGGTGGCTCCCCGAAAAGAGAGCGGCTATGGTTCGACGGATGCAGGTAATGTAAGCCATGTAGTGCCGACAGCACATCCTTACATAAAAATTGGCCATGATGAGCTGATTGCCCATACGAATGAATTCCGCGACTGTGCCAAATCTCCTGCTGGAGACAAAGCCATCCTGACCGGAGCAAAAGCCCTTGCACTTACAGGGTATAAATTGATTTCGGATCAAGACCTGTTGGATAAAGTGAAAGCAGCATTTCATGAAGCGAAGCAAAAATAA
- a CDS encoding MetQ/NlpA family ABC transporter substrate-binding protein, translating into MKKILLTIIVLALAIVSAACGKKEGASGGSDDVKTVKVGVSSGDTRTWEYIVDIAKEEGLNIELVTFNDYIQPNLALSEGEIDANSFQTVAYFDEFVQDQNLKLEAIGSTVIAPMGLYSKKHKSLKDLPDGATIAVPNEATNFGRALLLLQEAGLITLKEEFNGSGSLEIIKDNPKKLKIQPVAAGNTPRLLDDADASAINNNFAVEAGLTLKDSLFHESKTAKPYINIIAVKKGNADRPELQKLVELYQSKKVEAFIEKTFKGNTIPAYVSVDELVNYQDAWTKPANEK; encoded by the coding sequence ATGAAGAAAATCTTATTAACGATCATCGTATTGGCATTGGCCATCGTGTCTGCAGCATGTGGGAAAAAAGAAGGTGCATCAGGCGGTTCGGATGATGTGAAAACAGTGAAAGTCGGTGTCAGCAGCGGGGATACGAGAACATGGGAATACATTGTCGATATAGCGAAAGAGGAAGGGCTTAATATCGAACTGGTCACTTTCAATGATTATATCCAACCGAACCTTGCGTTAAGTGAAGGTGAAATCGATGCCAATTCATTCCAAACAGTCGCTTACTTCGATGAATTCGTTCAAGATCAAAACCTGAAATTAGAAGCCATCGGGTCGACTGTCATTGCGCCTATGGGCCTTTATTCGAAAAAACATAAAAGTCTTAAGGATCTTCCGGATGGTGCTACGATTGCCGTTCCGAATGAAGCGACAAACTTCGGCCGTGCACTGCTCCTTCTTCAGGAAGCCGGATTGATTACATTGAAAGAGGAATTCAATGGATCGGGATCATTGGAAATCATTAAGGATAATCCGAAAAAATTGAAAATCCAGCCTGTTGCTGCCGGCAATACGCCTCGTCTATTGGATGATGCCGATGCTTCAGCCATCAATAATAACTTTGCCGTCGAAGCGGGCCTTACTTTAAAAGATTCATTATTCCATGAAAGTAAAACGGCGAAACCATATATTAATATCATTGCAGTTAAAAAGGGAAATGCCGATCGTCCTGAGCTGCAAAAATTAGTGGAGCTTTATCAATCGAAAAAAGTGGAAGCGTTCATTGAAAAAACGTTTAAAGGAAACACCATTCCTGCTTATGTTTCTGTAGATGAATTAGTCAATTACCAGGATGCTTGGACAAAACCAGCAAATGAAAAATAA
- a CDS encoding methionine ABC transporter permease codes for MEITADQLSTAFGDTLYMVAISLVFSGLIGLPLGILLVITRKGHILENKWVFNVLNPIINILRSVPFIILLVALIPFTRMIVGSAIGTNAAIVPLIFYAAPYIARLVENSLLEVDKGIIEAAQAMGATTWQIIYRFLIPEGLSSLILTFTTATIGLVGSTAMAGAVGAGGVGDLALAYGYQRFDTMTMIVTVAALVIIVQLLQSTGNFVSRKIRRR; via the coding sequence ATGGAAATAACGGCAGATCAGCTGTCGACAGCTTTCGGTGACACACTTTATATGGTAGCCATCTCATTGGTATTTTCCGGATTGATTGGGCTTCCGCTCGGTATCCTGCTTGTCATTACAAGAAAGGGTCACATCCTGGAGAATAAATGGGTCTTTAATGTATTGAACCCGATCATCAATATATTGCGGTCGGTTCCTTTCATCATCTTGCTTGTAGCACTTATTCCGTTTACAAGAATGATTGTAGGCAGTGCAATCGGAACGAATGCGGCGATTGTTCCGTTAATCTTTTACGCGGCTCCTTATATTGCCCGGCTTGTGGAGAACTCCCTGTTGGAAGTGGACAAAGGGATCATCGAGGCAGCTCAGGCGATGGGGGCGACGACATGGCAAATCATTTACCGCTTTTTGATTCCCGAGGGACTTAGTTCGTTGATCCTTACATTTACAACAGCGACAATCGGGCTTGTTGGTTCTACGGCCATGGCAGGTGCCGTCGGTGCAGGCGGGGTCGGAGATCTAGCTTTGGCTTACGGTTATCAAAGGTTCGATACGATGACGATGATCGTCACAGTGGCGGCGCTCGTGATCATCGTTCAATTATTGCAATCCACTGGGAATTTCGTTTCAAGAAAAATCAGAAGAAGATAA
- a CDS encoding methionine ABC transporter ATP-binding protein, producing the protein MIEFQHVKKVYQTKKQTVEALKGINLTVEKGDIFGVVGYSGAGKSTLIRLVNLLEHPSGGSVIVGGKDLTKLNPKELRAEKKKIGMIFQHFNLLNSKTVFDNIAMPLILSGIPGKEIKKRVGELLEFVGLSSKAKSYPEQLSGGQKQRIGIARALATNPSILLCDEATSALDPQTTSAVLQLLKKINKEYNITILLITHEMSVIREICNKVAVMEGGCVVEQGSVFEVFAKPQTDIAKNFVRTVIHDEIPQSFLKSIGSHIPIIWKINFIGTTSGTPLLSTISKKYDVHLSVLSANISEIQETPFGNLIIEVTGNKNEVDKAYKYIKDEGILVQEVQI; encoded by the coding sequence AGGCTTTGAAGGGCATCAATTTGACAGTGGAAAAGGGGGATATATTCGGTGTAGTCGGTTATAGCGGGGCCGGGAAGAGTACGTTGATCCGGTTGGTCAATTTGCTTGAACATCCTTCAGGTGGTTCAGTGATTGTTGGGGGCAAGGATTTAACCAAATTGAACCCGAAGGAATTGCGGGCAGAAAAGAAAAAAATCGGGATGATCTTTCAGCATTTCAATTTGCTGAACTCAAAGACCGTTTTTGATAATATCGCCATGCCGTTGATTTTATCGGGAATCCCCGGTAAAGAAATCAAAAAGCGGGTGGGCGAGCTGTTGGAGTTCGTTGGCTTATCGAGCAAAGCAAAGAGTTATCCGGAACAATTATCCGGCGGTCAAAAGCAGCGGATCGGCATTGCGAGAGCATTGGCTACCAATCCATCGATCTTATTGTGTGATGAAGCTACCTCGGCATTGGATCCACAAACAACTAGTGCCGTTCTGCAGCTCTTAAAGAAAATCAATAAAGAATACAATATCACCATTCTGCTAATCACTCATGAGATGTCTGTCATTAGGGAAATTTGCAATAAGGTAGCAGTCATGGAAGGCGGATGCGTCGTTGAACAAGGTTCGGTTTTCGAAGTTTTTGCGAAACCGCAAACGGATATTGCAAAAAACTTCGTGAGAACGGTCATACATGACGAAATCCCACAAAGTTTCCTAAAAAGCATAGGGTCCCATATCCCGATTATTTGGAAAATTAATTTTATTGGGACTACTTCGGGTACTCCTTTACTTTCAACGATCTCGAAGAAATATGATGTTCATTTAAGTGTTTTATCAGCCAATATTTCTGAAATTCAGGAAACGCCTTTCGGGAATTTGATCATCGAAGTGACCGGGAACAAAAATGAGGTGGACAAAGCTTATAAATATATTAAAGATGAGGGGATTCTCGTCCAGGAGGTGCAGATTTAA